Proteins encoded by one window of Halomonas sp. Bachu 37:
- a CDS encoding NRDE family protein: MCLIAFSWQPGDATPLRLIANRDELHARPAAPLATWSDAPHLVGGRDLEAGGTWLAVNRNGRIAALTNVRDPSLIMPATTPSRGALVREALEHPHLKQWLHELADGAALQYAGFNLLVREANQLWHLYRGRERTHLSRVTPGIHGLSNADLDTAWPKLIRARQALSRDNVSGWPCASLDAMHDVRTASPQALPDTGVGKELELRLSAAFILGEVYGTRATTWLSLTADGKLSISEQRFAEQGRANGETHLELQVPA; the protein is encoded by the coding sequence ATGTGCCTGATCGCCTTTTCCTGGCAGCCGGGGGACGCCACGCCCTTGCGCTTGATCGCCAACCGTGACGAACTGCATGCACGTCCCGCGGCCCCTCTGGCTACCTGGTCCGACGCCCCTCACCTGGTGGGTGGCCGTGACCTGGAAGCGGGAGGCACCTGGCTCGCAGTAAACCGCAACGGACGTATCGCCGCCCTGACCAACGTTCGTGACCCAAGCCTGATCATGCCCGCCACCACGCCCAGCCGCGGCGCATTGGTCAGGGAGGCACTGGAGCACCCGCACCTGAAACAGTGGCTGCACGAGTTGGCCGATGGAGCGGCCCTGCAGTACGCCGGGTTCAACCTGTTGGTACGAGAAGCCAACCAGCTGTGGCATTTATACCGTGGGCGCGAACGTACCCATCTAAGCCGTGTCACTCCCGGTATTCACGGACTTTCCAATGCCGATCTCGATACCGCCTGGCCCAAACTGATTCGGGCGCGCCAAGCCTTGTCCCGTGATAACGTCTCCGGCTGGCCATGTGCCTCGCTCGACGCCATGCACGATGTGCGTACCGCCTCCCCCCAGGCCCTGCCCGACACCGGGGTCGGCAAGGAGCTGGAGCTACGTCTGTCGGCGGCGTTCATCCTCGGCGAGGTCTACGGCACTCGCGCCACCACCTGGCTCAGCCTGACTGCCGACGGCAAGTTGTCCATCAGCGAACAGCGCTTCGCCGAGCAAGGTCGTGCCAATGGAGAAACCCATCTGGAACTGCAGGTCCCGGCATAG